The following proteins are encoded in a genomic region of Ananas comosus cultivar F153 linkage group 25, ASM154086v1, whole genome shotgun sequence:
- the LOC109728962 gene encoding F-box/kelch-repeat protein At3g24760-like has product MAAGDSPNNKSGQTDGGEAPPAAAAACSAVPAAEWERLGWDLTELILCRLPLRSLVRAGAVCRQWRAVVARCPPSTWSSSRRRLPWLFVFAHHNLVPRLSSAFAYDPSDDESAWIPLPAPSAPLPDSFSGSGGFSFSFLSSSPSRLSLSPLLRPQTTFLSPPLAFPRSNPLVVSVLSSGHERPSVVVVGGARVVGGLVDIEDRLPVEIYEAGDDAWELGPPLPAEFRPGCSSQWLSAALLPGRGLLFVLATYSGVLSAFDLARGAWTRPRPLRPRAPGPPPLFAFLAAARGRLVLAGLRSGPDYGPAQFAVWAVDDAAMECEEVGAMPAELLAWLFDGEGAAAAAADDDDDRFASLKCAGVDGVVYVFNEDRHRGFPACVCEISEDDDAPGGLRCAWRKVPPLPAPVDPFHKVIAFCSPVPVHPVLAPRGPVVR; this is encoded by the coding sequence ATGGCTGCAGGCGACAGCCCCAACAACAAGAGCGGGCAGACGGACGGCGGCGAGGctcctcctgctgctgctgctgcttgttCTGCGGTGCCGGCGGCGGAGTGGGAGCGGCTGGGCTGGGACCTGACGGAGCTTATCCTGTGCCGTCTGCCGCTCCGGTCGCTGGTCCGCGCGGGCGCCGTCTGCCGGCAGTGGCGCGCCGTCGTCGCCCGCTGCCCTCCTTCGACGTGGAGTAGTAGTCGTCGTCGTCTGCCCTGGCTCTTCGTCTTCGCCCACCACAACCTCGTCCCCCGCCTCAGCAGCGCCTTCGCCTACGACCCCTCCGACGACGAGTCCGCGTGGATCCCCCTCCCCGCCCCCTCGGCGCCGCTCCCCGACTCCTTCTCCGGCTCCGGGggcttctccttctccttcctctcctcctccccctcccgcctctccctctcccctctcctccgccCCCAGACCACCTTCCTCTCCCCTCCCCTCGCCTTCCCCCGCTCCAACCCCCTCGTCGTCTCCGTCCTCAGCTCCGGCCACGAAAGGCCcagcgtcgtcgtcgtcgggggCGCGCGGGTCGTCGGCGGACTCGTCGACATCGAGGATCGGCTCCCCGTCGAGATCTACGAGGCCGGGGACGACGCGTGGGAGCTCGGCCCCCCTCTCCCCGCCGAGTTCCGCCCGGGGTGCTCCTCCCAGTGGCTCTCCGCCGCGCTCCTCCCCGGCCGCGGCCTCCTCTTCGTCCTCGCCACCTACTCCGGCGTGCTCTCCGCCTTCGACCTCGCCCGCGGCGCCTGGACCCGCCCCCGCCCGCTCCGCCCCCGCGCGCCCGGACCGCCGCCGCTCTTCGCCTTCCTCGCCGCCGCGCGCGGGCGCCTCGTCCTCGCGGGGCTCCGCAGCGGGCCCGACTACGGCCCCGCCCAGTTCGCGGTTTGGGCCGTGGACGACGCCGCCATGGAGTGCGAGGAGGTCGGGGCCATGCCGGCGGAGCTCCTCGCGTGGCTCTTCGACGGcgagggcgccgccgccgccgccgccgacgacgacgacgacaggTTCGCGAGCCTCAAGTGCGCCGGGGTCGACGGGGTCGTGTACGTGTTCAACGAGGACCGCCACAGGGGCTTCCCCGCGTGCGTGTGCGAGATCTCCGAGGACGACGACGCCCCCGGTGGGTTGAGGTGCGCGTGGAGGAAGGTGCCGCCCCTCCCCGCGCCCGTGGACCCGTTCCACAAGGTCATCGCCTTTTGCTCCCCGGTGCCCGTGCACCCGGTCCTCGCCCCCCGGGGACCTGTCGTACGGTAG